A single genomic interval of Verrucomicrobiota bacterium harbors:
- a CDS encoding DUF1080 domain-containing protein: protein MKRTVCASVFLSMARFILAGLPEAENPWSGFVFDPEEWRVDSDGAIAARPGGGTVWTLREFDDFELELDFKLAPGTNSGVMIRVDDRKDYVQRGLEVQVLDSHGTEPKNLTHVCGAIYDMAGPESTMAVNPAGEWNSYRIVCDGPMVQIVLNGEEVLEVNLDEWTEVGKNPDGTKNKFKIAGKDKPRSGFIGLQDHNDPVWFRDIRIKPLGTTFQAGDLPEIREVDGWQVLFDGTDTIQWVLDERAWIVEEDVLRFLGRPFPIVSKNRVQDFELEFEFFASEGEDGHVEFWKQDPSKRKADGFQFRFGDWEPNSHAHPNSVGSIRGCATPAETPKVLRGEWNTVSLRAENGRIRASINDQELIVMDLDQWTIAGRNPDGSRNRFRVPLNELPQEGHFAFSGYCPIRNVRIREILGAPDLLSSLRNNSGTLHSPGE, encoded by the coding sequence GTGAAAAGAACAGTATGCGCATCAGTCTTCCTGAGCATGGCCCGGTTCATTTTAGCTGGTTTACCGGAAGCAGAAAATCCGTGGTCTGGTTTCGTTTTTGATCCAGAGGAGTGGCGGGTAGATTCGGACGGAGCAATTGCAGCGAGGCCAGGAGGTGGGACGGTTTGGACACTTCGGGAGTTCGACGATTTTGAGTTGGAGTTGGACTTCAAACTTGCGCCCGGAACCAACAGCGGGGTGATGATTCGAGTGGATGATCGAAAGGATTACGTCCAAAGGGGTTTGGAGGTGCAGGTGCTCGACAGTCATGGAACTGAGCCGAAAAACCTGACTCACGTTTGTGGCGCGATCTACGACATGGCGGGTCCGGAATCAACTATGGCTGTCAATCCTGCGGGCGAGTGGAACTCCTACCGAATCGTCTGCGACGGACCGATGGTTCAAATCGTCCTGAATGGCGAAGAGGTTTTGGAGGTGAATCTGGATGAGTGGACCGAAGTTGGGAAAAACCCGGACGGAACGAAGAACAAATTTAAAATCGCCGGAAAGGACAAGCCGCGCTCAGGTTTCATCGGCTTACAGGACCACAATGACCCAGTATGGTTTCGGGACATAAGAATCAAGCCGCTGGGCACGACGTTTCAGGCAGGTGACCTGCCGGAAATCCGCGAGGTCGACGGGTGGCAGGTTCTTTTCGACGGCACCGATACCATCCAGTGGGTGCTCGACGAAAGAGCCTGGATTGTTGAGGAGGATGTGCTCCGCTTCCTTGGCCGTCCGTTTCCCATCGTCTCAAAAAACAGAGTTCAGGACTTTGAGCTGGAATTTGAGTTCTTCGCCTCAGAAGGCGAGGACGGGCACGTTGAGTTCTGGAAACAGGATCCTTCGAAGCGAAAAGCAGATGGTTTTCAGTTTCGCTTTGGCGACTGGGAGCCGAATTCGCACGCGCATCCCAATTCGGTGGGTTCAATCCGCGGATGCGCTACGCCTGCGGAGACTCCGAAAGTTCTTCGCGGCGAATGGAACACGGTTTCTTTGCGGGCCGAGAACGGACGCATTCGCGCATCGATCAACGATCAGGAGCTGATTGTCATGGACTTGGACCAATGGACCATAGCGGGGCGGAACCCGGATGGTAGCCGCAACCGCTTTCGAGTCCCGCTGAACGAGCTGCCGCAAGAAGGTCATTTTGCTTTCTCAGGATACTGCCCGATTCGAAACGTCCGAATAAGGGAGATCCTTGGGGCTCCTGATTTGCTCTCGAGTCTAAGAAACAATTCGGGCACTCTACACTCGCCAGGGGAGTGA